From the genome of Fusarium oxysporum f. sp. lycopersici 4287 chromosome 3, whole genome shotgun sequence, one region includes:
- a CDS encoding hypothetical protein (At least one base has a quality score < 10), translated as MTSQIVRDAVNDGTQAGISSARDNIQGTLQNAVNDGTQAGISSARDNIQGTLQNAVNDGTQAGISSARDNIQGTLQNAVNDGTQAGISSARDNIQGTLQDAVKDGIQAGISGARETIQWTLQAAVKDGIQAGISNAQETIQNTVRDAFVDGTRNADDTAPTLKWFEEFLLHIIKSSSYRSRIPLSCMGTI; from the exons ATGACTTCGCAAATTGTTCGAGATGCCGTCAACGATGGTACCCAGGCTGGAATCAGCAGCGCCCGAGACAATATTCAAGGGACCCTCCAAAATGCCGTCAACGATGGTACCCAGGCTGGAATCAGCAGCGCCCGAGACAATATTCAAGGGACCCTCCAAAATGCCGTCAACGATGGTACCCAGGCTGGAATCAGCAGCGCCCGAGACAATATTCAAGGGACCCTCCAAAATGCCGTCAACGATGGTACCCAGGCTGGAATCAGCAGCGCCCGAGACAATATTCAAGGGACTCTCCAAGATGCCGTCAAGGATGGCATCCAGGCTGGAATCAGCGGTGCCCGAGAGACTATTCAATGGACTCTCCAAGCTGCCGTCAAGGATGGCATCCAAGCTGGAATCAGCAACGCCCAAGAGACTATTCAAAACACTGTTCGCGATGCCTTCGTGGATGGTACTCGTAATGCTGATGATACTGCGCCAACCTTAAAGTGGTTTGAAGAATTTCTTCTGCATATAATTAAG TCATCGTCATACCGATCCAGGATCCCGCTCAGCTGCATGGGAACAATATAG